The genomic DNA CAAGTACGATTTGGCAGTGGGAAAAACACTTCCAGGAATCTGGAATAGCGGGACTTGAGTGCAAACGAGGGAATCCTAAGACCATGGCCAAACACAAGCAGAACAACCCCAAACCTGAAAAACCACAGACTCCAGCCGCAGAATTGAAGCAGCTAAAACAAGAGAATCAAATGTTAAAAATAGAAAATGAATTCTTAAAAAAACTCGATGCCTTAGCACGAAAGAAGTCAAAACACACGAACTCATCGAACTAGTAGACGAGTTAAGGCAGAATTTTCAAGTTTCCATCAAACTAGTTCTTAAGGCTGTTCGTATTCCTCGCAGCACGTATTATTATGCTAAGGAGCATCGTGGTCGTAACTTAGATGATTCACAAATTATTCAGGCAATTGATGAGATTCGTCAACAAGATCCAAAATATACTCGGAAATACGGGTACCGACGAATAACCGGTGCTTTACATGACGCTTATGGCTTTAAAATCAATCATAAGCGGGTCTTACGGATTATGCGGGAACAAGACTGGCTATGTGGCGCCTTTAATCGGCAGAAACGAAAGTATAATTCTTACAAGGGAACTGTTGGCGTCATCGCCCCAAATCGACTTAAGCGACGATTCAAAACAGATCGGCCTTACCAGAAGTTAGTCACCGACGTCAGTGAATTTCGATATGGGAACCAAAGCCAAAATGAACGGGTTTATTTAGAACCAGTCCTCGACCTCTTCAATGGAGAGGTTCTGGCTTTCAATATCAGTGACCACCCGACCGTTGAATTCGCTTTAAAGCCTTTGAAAGAAGCCCTAAATCA from Lactiplantibacillus paraplantarum includes the following:
- a CDS encoding IS3 family transposase yields the protein MELVDELRQNFQVSIKLVLKAVRIPRSTYYYAKEHRGRNLDDSQIIQAIDEIRQQDPKYTRKYGYRRITGALHDAYGFKINHKRVLRIMREQDWLCGAFNRQKRKYNSYKGTVGVIAPNRLKRRFKTDRPYQKLVTDVSEFRYGNQSQNERVYLEPVLDLFNGEVLAFNISDHPTVEFALKPLKEALNQIPVLDYRTTVHTDQGFQYQHRHWQNTLKEHHVFQSMSRKATCLDNAAMESFFHIMKVEVMDEHFETKTALIEAMNEWIDFYNHRRIKTKLDGKSPIKYRELTVQKAA